In Paenibacillus sp. G2S3, a single window of DNA contains:
- a CDS encoding bifunctional homocysteine S-methyltransferase/methylenetetrahydrofolate reductase yields MKPDLRSAWGNKVLVGDGAMGTYLYQKGFPVGISYEELNLTSPGVIEDVHRSYIDAGAVLLESNTFSANFDRLSKYGLESKVEEINRAGVRIARKAAGDTGYVLGAVGSIRAGKRANLSSIELKKYFTQQITALLEEEVDGIMLETFYDVEELHLALRTVRKHSTLPVICQFAVDESARTLDGLTLPEAFRILEGDGADIIGFNCNTGPNGIKRALKAVQGNLILPTSVYPNAGVADYVDGEYRYGASPEYFGQMAVTFAEMGCRIIGGCCGTTPQHIAEISSALKGYVPQPLPEPTLPTVERVSLQEHFGEDEGRDGREPNLVDLVKERHTVIVELDPPRDLDIAKFMQGAEALRRAGADALTLADNSLAVTRMSNMALGHLVHAKTGLRPLVHIACRDRNLIGTQSHLMGFDALGIDHVLAVTGDPAKFGDLPGSSSVYDLTSFEIIRMIKQLNDGISFSGKPLKQKANFVIGAAFNPNVKHLDKAVQRLEKKIASGADYIMTQPVYDQELIVKIAEATAHLDIPVFIGVMPLASGRNAEFLHNEVPGIQLTDEVRNRMKGLEGEAGRAEGVAIAKELLDVATAHFNGIYLMTPFMFYDMSAQLMEYVWEKSGRKLSPLFR; encoded by the coding sequence GTGAAGCCGGATTTACGTTCCGCATGGGGAAACAAAGTATTGGTCGGAGACGGAGCGATGGGTACCTATTTATATCAGAAGGGTTTCCCTGTCGGTATTTCCTACGAGGAATTAAATTTGACCTCTCCGGGGGTTATCGAAGATGTCCATCGCAGCTATATCGATGCAGGGGCAGTGCTGCTAGAAAGCAACACCTTCTCAGCGAATTTTGACAGGCTGTCCAAATATGGTTTGGAGTCCAAGGTTGAAGAAATTAATCGCGCCGGAGTAAGAATCGCTCGTAAAGCTGCTGGAGATACTGGCTATGTATTAGGTGCTGTAGGCTCTATTCGCGCAGGTAAGCGTGCAAATCTCTCATCAATAGAGTTGAAGAAGTATTTTACACAGCAGATTACAGCATTGTTAGAAGAAGAAGTAGACGGCATTATGCTAGAAACCTTCTACGATGTCGAGGAATTGCATCTTGCACTTAGAACAGTACGTAAACATAGTACTCTCCCAGTCATTTGCCAATTTGCTGTGGATGAATCGGCACGCACATTAGATGGATTGACGTTACCAGAGGCTTTCCGGATCTTAGAAGGTGATGGAGCGGATATCATCGGATTTAACTGTAATACTGGTCCAAACGGAATTAAGAGAGCACTAAAAGCGGTACAAGGCAATTTAATTCTGCCTACCTCAGTCTATCCGAATGCGGGCGTTGCGGATTATGTAGACGGAGAATATCGATATGGGGCTTCTCCGGAATATTTCGGACAGATGGCAGTGACTTTTGCAGAAATGGGCTGCAGAATTATTGGCGGCTGCTGTGGTACTACTCCGCAGCATATTGCTGAAATTTCTTCCGCATTGAAAGGTTACGTACCACAGCCACTTCCAGAACCGACGCTTCCGACTGTGGAGCGTGTATCTTTGCAGGAGCATTTTGGCGAAGATGAGGGAAGAGATGGTCGTGAACCGAACTTGGTTGATCTAGTGAAGGAACGCCATACGGTTATCGTTGAGCTAGATCCACCCCGTGATCTGGATATCGCCAAGTTTATGCAGGGCGCGGAAGCGCTGAGAAGAGCAGGCGCGGATGCACTGACGCTCGCCGATAACTCACTGGCGGTTACACGGATGAGCAATATGGCTTTGGGCCATTTGGTGCATGCTAAAACTGGACTCCGTCCACTAGTGCATATTGCTTGTCGCGATCGTAATCTGATTGGTACTCAATCACATTTGATGGGTTTTGATGCGCTAGGAATCGATCATGTGTTAGCGGTGACTGGAGATCCAGCGAAATTCGGAGATCTTCCGGGCTCAAGTTCGGTTTACGACTTAACCTCTTTTGAGATTATTCGTATGATTAAGCAGTTGAATGATGGCATTTCCTTCTCAGGCAAACCTTTGAAGCAGAAAGCGAATTTTGTTATCGGTGCTGCTTTTAACCCGAATGTTAAACATTTAGATAAGGCTGTACAGCGACTGGAGAAGAAGATTGCCTCTGGTGCAGATTATATTATGACCCAGCCTGTCTATGATCAGGAGCTTATCGTGAAGATCGCTGAGGCAACTGCACATTTGGATATTCCCGTCTTTATTGGTGTGATGCCACTGGCTAGTGGGCGTAATGCAGAGTTCCTGCATAACGAGGTTCCGGGAATCCAGCTTACGGATGAAGTTCGGAACCGCATGAAGGGACTTGAAGGGGAAGCAGGAAGAGCTGAAGGGGTCGCCATCGCTAAAGAGTTGCTAGATGTTGCTACAGCCCATTTCAATGGGATCTATTTGATGACCCCGTTTATGTTCTATGATATGAGTGCACAGTTAATGGAGTATGTATGGGAGAAATCAGGACGTAAATTGTCCCCCTTGTTTCGCTAG
- a CDS encoding YicC/YloC family endoribonuclease translates to MSFSMTGYGQSSLQFGGYKIMFEVKSVNHRYCEVELRMPRDWTGYEDVLRRKVQQHVKRGRIDVTINREHEESSSEPVLNRTAVMTYLKAADQLKNEYGLSGELTLRDILSIPGIMESKDEAAGAVSAALEDYSEMLETGLEQSLQSLLEMRAREGSFLAADIEQRLNHLETMHAEMVELAPVVIIEYRDKLRHRLNELNDGTFAFDEHKFGMEIAIFADRCNIDEELTRLYSHFEQCRTLLKGKGPVGRKLDFLIQEMNRETNTIGSKCNHLTLVGLVLDMKAELEKIREQAANIE, encoded by the coding sequence TTGTCATTTAGCATGACCGGATACGGTCAATCGTCCCTGCAATTCGGCGGCTACAAGATTATGTTCGAAGTGAAATCGGTGAATCACCGGTACTGCGAAGTTGAACTGCGGATGCCCCGGGATTGGACGGGTTATGAGGATGTGCTGAGAAGAAAGGTTCAGCAGCACGTCAAACGGGGAAGGATAGATGTTACCATCAATAGAGAGCACGAGGAGTCGTCTTCCGAACCGGTTCTGAACCGCACTGCTGTCATGACCTATCTTAAGGCAGCAGATCAGCTTAAGAACGAGTATGGTTTGTCCGGTGAGTTGACTCTACGTGATATACTTTCTATACCCGGTATTATGGAAAGCAAAGATGAGGCTGCGGGTGCCGTGTCCGCGGCCTTAGAAGACTACTCTGAAATGTTGGAGACGGGACTTGAGCAGAGTTTGCAGTCTCTGCTGGAGATGCGCGCCCGTGAAGGCAGTTTTCTAGCCGCTGATATTGAACAGCGTCTCAATCATCTCGAGACGATGCATGCTGAAATGGTCGAACTTGCACCTGTTGTAATCATTGAATATCGTGACAAGCTTCGTCATCGATTAAATGAGTTAAATGATGGGACGTTCGCTTTTGATGAGCATAAATTCGGGATGGAAATCGCTATTTTTGCTGATCGCTGTAATATTGATGAAGAGTTGACCCGGTTGTATAGTCATTTCGAACAATGCAGAACCCTCCTGAAGGGGAAAGGGCCGGTAGGACGCAAGCTGGATTTTCTCATTCAGGAGATGAACCGGGAGACGAATACAATCGGATCAAAATGTAATCATCTAACTCTCGTGGGTCTTGTGCTAGACATGAAAGCAGAGCTGGAGAAGATTCGAGAACAAGCGGCAAACATAGAGTAA
- a CDS encoding extracellular matrix/biofilm regulator RemA, which produces MAIKLINIGFGNIVSANRIISIVSPESAPIKRIIQEARDRHMLIDATYGRRTRAVIITDSDHVILSAVQPETVAHRLSSKDDDNDE; this is translated from the coding sequence ATGGCAATCAAACTTATCAACATTGGCTTTGGAAATATTGTGTCCGCCAATCGCATTATTTCCATCGTCAGTCCGGAATCTGCACCAATCAAACGTATTATCCAGGAGGCTCGAGATCGACATATGTTGATCGATGCCACCTATGGCCGACGGACTCGTGCCGTAATCATTACAGATAGTGATCATGTCATTCTGTCGGCTGTACAGCCGGAGACTGTGGCGCATCGCTTATCCAGTAAAGATGACGACAACGACGAATAA
- the gmk gene encoding guanylate kinase yields the protein MSKGLLIILSGPSGVGKGTVCTALRPKMPELVYSVSATTRSPRAGEEDGVNYFFKSKEEFSAMIEADQLLEYAEYVGNFYGTPRDFVERTLNSGKDIILEIEVQGALKVKEKFPEGIFVFLLPPSMDELKDRIRGRGTEHPDVIDHRMTVAEDEINLMQHYDYAVVNDEIDLACKRIESIIIAEHCKVR from the coding sequence ATGTCAAAAGGATTGCTCATCATATTATCCGGACCTTCCGGCGTGGGTAAAGGTACTGTATGTACTGCGCTACGACCGAAGATGCCCGAACTTGTCTACTCAGTTTCTGCTACTACTCGCAGTCCGCGTGCGGGTGAGGAAGACGGCGTGAACTATTTTTTCAAAAGCAAAGAGGAGTTTTCGGCTATGATAGAAGCCGACCAACTGCTTGAATATGCGGAGTACGTAGGTAATTTTTACGGTACTCCACGTGATTTTGTAGAGAGAACTCTCAATAGCGGTAAAGATATTATTCTCGAAATTGAGGTTCAGGGAGCTCTCAAAGTCAAAGAAAAATTTCCTGAAGGTATTTTTGTGTTCCTTCTTCCGCCTTCTATGGATGAGTTGAAGGACCGCATACGCGGACGGGGTACAGAACATCCAGATGTGATCGATCACCGCATGACTGTAGCGGAGGATGAGATTAATCTAATGCAGCATTATGATTATGCTGTTGTGAATGATGAGATTGATCTGGCCTGTAAGAGAATAGAAAGCATTATTATCGCCGAACATTGTAAAGTTAGATAA
- the rpoZ gene encoding DNA-directed RNA polymerase subunit omega: MLYPSIDEMMTKVDSKYSLVVAAARRARQLREGGKTDVKNPRSHKFVGVALEEIYEDRITLTRGEE, translated from the coding sequence GTGCTATATCCATCAATTGATGAAATGATGACCAAGGTTGACAGTAAGTATTCGCTCGTTGTAGCCGCAGCACGTCGTGCTAGACAATTGCGTGAGGGTGGTAAGACAGATGTGAAGAACCCTAGATCGCATAAATTCGTCGGTGTTGCTCTTGAAGAAATTTATGAAGATCGCATTACGCTTACCCGCGGTGAAGAGTAG
- the coaBC gene encoding bifunctional phosphopantothenoylcysteine decarboxylase/phosphopantothenate--cysteine ligase CoaBC, whose translation MLKSLKGKTILLGITGGIAAYKAASLTSKLVQKGAEVHVIMTASAKQFITELTLQSLSKQRVYSDTFQERDPSSISHIDLADSADLVIVAPATANIIAKMAHGIADDMLSTTLLATTAPIMVAPAMNVHMYQHPAVLSNLDTLAKRGIQFIEPGEGLLACGYVGKGRLEEPETIVSYVEDFFALQESVKSSPLKGKKIVITAGGTVERIDPVRYISNDSSGKMGFALARAARAMGAEVTLIAARTDEPPPQDPDINVIRVQSAQEMYEAVTAHWDSCDIMIKAAAVSDYRPKHSEPSKIKKSGDTLTLELIKTTDILETLGKNKEKQFLIGFAAETGNTEFYAKDKLVRKNCDLIVANNVAAAGAGFGSDTNIVSIYDVDGLVLELPQLSKDEVARRLLTLVAERITGASL comes from the coding sequence ATGTTGAAGAGCTTGAAGGGGAAGACTATTTTACTTGGGATTACAGGAGGAATTGCCGCTTACAAAGCAGCGAGCCTGACCAGTAAGCTTGTCCAAAAAGGAGCCGAGGTTCATGTCATAATGACAGCTTCGGCAAAGCAGTTCATTACAGAATTAACTCTACAGTCACTGTCGAAGCAACGAGTATATAGCGATACATTCCAGGAACGGGACCCATCCTCCATCTCACATATTGATTTGGCTGATTCGGCGGACCTTGTGATAGTAGCACCAGCAACGGCTAATATTATTGCTAAAATGGCGCACGGAATTGCAGATGATATGTTATCCACAACGTTACTCGCTACTACTGCACCTATAATGGTGGCGCCGGCTATGAATGTTCATATGTATCAGCATCCCGCTGTACTCAGCAATTTGGATACCCTCGCTAAACGAGGTATTCAATTTATTGAGCCTGGAGAAGGTCTGCTGGCATGTGGTTACGTGGGTAAAGGACGTTTAGAGGAACCGGAGACCATAGTAAGTTATGTTGAGGATTTTTTTGCGTTGCAAGAAAGTGTGAAGTCTAGCCCACTCAAGGGCAAAAAGATCGTCATCACAGCTGGTGGTACAGTAGAACGGATTGATCCGGTACGCTATATCTCCAATGATTCCTCCGGTAAAATGGGTTTTGCATTGGCACGTGCTGCACGTGCTATGGGTGCTGAGGTTACCTTGATTGCTGCGCGAACAGATGAGCCGCCTCCGCAGGACCCCGATATAAATGTCATTCGTGTTCAATCTGCACAGGAAATGTACGAAGCAGTTACCGCACATTGGGACAGCTGCGATATCATGATCAAGGCGGCTGCTGTATCGGATTACCGACCTAAGCACAGTGAGCCTTCTAAAATTAAAAAAAGTGGAGATACGCTGACTCTTGAGCTTATAAAAACAACGGATATCCTGGAAACGCTAGGTAAGAACAAGGAAAAGCAGTTCTTGATCGGCTTTGCTGCGGAGACGGGAAATACAGAATTTTATGCAAAGGACAAGCTGGTCCGCAAAAACTGCGATCTCATTGTTGCAAACAATGTAGCGGCTGCAGGAGCCGGATTCGGATCGGATACGAATATTGTATCGATATATGATGTAGATGGATTGGTGCTCGAATTACCACAATTGTCTAAGGATGAGGTCGCTCGTCGTTTGCTGACACTCGTGGCAGAGCGGATTACTGGAGCTTCATTATAA